A segment of the Panicum hallii strain FIL2 chromosome 1, PHallii_v3.1, whole genome shotgun sequence genome:
GATTTCAGATCATATGAAGAGACCAATAAATCATGAAGTGTCATAAAAACATCAGGACTCATCCGAAACATCTTATAAAAATATCTTGGGCGATTGAAGCACCTCATAACCCATTGATATCCACTTTCTGGAGCATCTTTATCTCTGTATTCACCTTTGTGCAAATATCACTCATGGTACAGACTGCCCAAATTTCCAAGAACTGCAGCATGATGTGATAGTTCAGATAGTTGAGATACAAGTAGTAGAGACTGCTGCTCTTTTTTTTGCTAAATCTTCCATGCTCGCATCCATCTAAACAGAAATTGAAAAATACATAAGAGACATATATTGTTTCACATGATACTGATGGTTTAAAGAAAACAGTGGTTCAAAGCAAATAGTGGCACAAAACGTAATGGTTCAAATCAACTAATGGTTCAAAGCAAAGAATAGCTCACAACATAATTATTAAAAGAAAATAATAGTTCAGATGCCTTCATGCAGCCTTCTTCATCTCCTTCTCATGCTCTCTCTCAATAAAGTCATATCTGCCTTCATTCGTGTCAAGTAAGAAAAGGATGTGCCTAAATTCCGGCTTCATGATCAACAACGTAGCTGTGTGCATCATAGTAGTTTTTTCTTGCACACCACACTCCTTGACCAACTTCATAGCATCTGGAAGAGTAGGGACATGGCTGGATGGATGAGCTGATGATGCTTCAACACTTAATCCGATCTTGTCAGCTACACTATCAATTTTCAGGCACGTGTTCTTATACATTCTAAAAAGTGGACTTTTCTCCTCCTTGTCTTCAGCTACTTCGCATGTTTGTTTGCGCTTCTTCCCGGTTGCTTTTGGTTTCTTCAAAGCTTTCAGCTTGATTGCGGAACTGTCATCATCTTTCTGTGTAACCTCTAACACATCGTCACTTGAGGATTCATCAGAGGAAATATCTCCCGGACAGAATGCAGTAGCTCCAGTGACATGCACCTTATCAAACAAGAAATGCAAATCATCAAGGTATTTTGGACCACGTTTCCGGAATCTCACATGATTGCACTTTACACCTCTCTCACTGTTGTTGCATCTCTGAAAAAAAATGCAAGATTCAGTCAAACATATTATATTAGGAGTGCATTTTGTATTAAATTGAAATAACATCGTATCTTACCTCAAGGTGTTCATTCCACCATATGTCCGAGCAGTCAACTGTTTGATTTGCCTCATTCCATCCAAGACCAGTCGCAGCATTCTTCAATTCTATGAACTGT
Coding sequences within it:
- the LOC112897807 gene encoding L10-interacting MYB domain-containing protein-like codes for the protein MAEKAVWDNTNVKHLIDICKEEILAGNRPGGCFSRNGWKNMEDKYLARCGVKLVKTQLKNKLDNLKKDYTQFIELKNAATGLGWNEANQTVDCSDIWWNEHLERCNNSERGVKCNHVRFRKRGPKYLDDLHFLFDKVHVTGATAFCPGDISSDESSSDDVLEVTQKDDDSSAIKLKALKKPKATGKKRKQTCEVAEDKEEKSPLFRMYKNTCLKIDSVADKIGLSVEASSAHPSSHVPTLPDAMKLVKECGVQEKTTMMHTATLLIMKPEFRHILFLLDTNEGRYDFIEREHEKEMKKAA